The Streptococcus mitis region TAGATTAAAACCAGCAACAGATAAGCTTCCTTTTTCGATTTTTACTTCGCGATACAAAGAACGAATAAAGGTTGATTTCCCAGCTCCTGACGGACCTACGATATAGGCAAATTCTCCTGGTTGAATGCTGACCGAAACACCACGTAGGGCAGTCGTTCCGTTGTCGTATTTTTTGACGACATCTCTCATTTCAATGATTGACATGTGAGTTCCTTTCTATCTTAGCTGATTCGCCACTTGAGATAAGCATCGATAAAACCATCTAGGTCCCCATCCATAACCTTATCCACCTGCGCAACCTCAAAGCTAGTTCGGTGATCTTTTACCATAGTATAAGGTGTGAAGACATAAGAACGGATTTGGCTTCCCCATGTGATTTCCTTTTTCTCACCTTTGAGGGAATCTACTTCCGCAGCTTTCTTCTCTTGCTCCATTTGATAGAGCTTAGCCTGTAACATCTTCATAGCTCGATCTCTATTTCCATACTGGGTACGATCGACCGTTGACTGGACAACAGTCCCAGTAGGAATGTGTGTCAAACGCACTCCTGTTGAAACTTTATTGACGTTTTGTCCACCAGCACCACCTGAACGGAAGGTGTCCATCTTGATATCATCTTCACGGATTTCCACTTCAATGGTATCATCCAATTCTGGCATTACTTCTACAGATGTGAAAGAGGTATGGCGACGTTTAGCAGAGTCAAATGGCGAGATTCGCACCAAACGGTGCACACCCATTTCTGACTTGAGGAGACCATAGGCATTAGATCCTTCAAATGATAAGGTTACTGACTTGATACCAGCTTCATCTCCTGCTTGGTAATCCAATACTTCCACTTTAAAGCCTTTAGCATTTCCATAGCGAGTGTACATACGAAGCAACATATCACCCCAGTCCTGAGCCTCAGTACCACCGGATCCTGGATGGATTTCCAAAATCGCATTATTATGGTCATAAGGTTCTGACAAGAGCAAGGTCATCTCGTAACTGGTCATCATCTTATCAAGTTCGGATAACTGCGTTACCAATTCTTCATGTACCGACTCATCTTCAGCTAAAAAGTCCAATAAAATTTCAACTTCATCCTGCAACTCTTCCATTTTGTGGAAGGTGTTATAGGTGTTTTTTAATTCATTTAATTCTTGCGACGTTTTTTGGGCCGCGATATTATCGTTCCAAAAATCAG contains the following coding sequences:
- the prfB gene encoding peptide chain release factor 2 (programmed frameshift) — encoded protein: MDISEIRQKMDANREKLASFRGSLDLEGLEEEIAILENKMTEPDFWNDNIAAQKTSQELNELKNTYNTFHKMEELQDEVEILLDFLAEDESVHEELVTQLSELDKMMTSYEMTLLLSEPYDHNNAILEIHPGSGGTEAQDWGDMLLRMYTRYGNAKGFKVEVLDYQAGDEAGIKSVTLSFEGSNAYGLLKSEMGVHRLVRISPFDSAKRRHTSFTSVEVMPELDDTIEVEIREDDIKMDTFRSGGAGGQNVNKVSTGVRLTHIPTGTVVQSTVDRTQYGNRDRAMKMLQAKLYQMEQEKKAAEVDSLKGEKKEITWGSQIRSYVFTPYTMVKDHRTSFEVAQVDKVMDGDLDGFIDAYLKWRIS